One stretch of Corynebacterium auriscanis DNA includes these proteins:
- a CDS encoding DUF2220 domain-containing protein, whose product MIENHHTFLALPNLPGTVAVFGGGLRAHTLATQIPGLSDKTVLYWRDLDSHGFYILELVRRHLPQATSVLMDLDTARAHMQLAVEEPQPSRFVPQWLTPQETFALEFLRSHAVGGCLRIEQERIVYDYAVEALKGA is encoded by the coding sequence GTGATCGAAAATCACCACACTTTCCTTGCTTTACCCAATCTGCCAGGTACCGTGGCGGTCTTCGGTGGCGGGCTACGAGCGCACACTCTTGCCACGCAGATTCCCGGCCTCAGTGACAAAACTGTGCTGTACTGGAGAGATCTCGACTCGCACGGCTTTTACATCCTTGAACTCGTTCGCCGACATCTGCCTCAGGCAACGTCAGTCCTAATGGACCTAGACACCGCTCGCGCGCATATGCAATTAGCTGTGGAAGAACCCCAGCCCAGTAGGTTTGTGCCACAATGGCTCACTCCGCAAGAAACCTTCGCCCTGGAGTTTTTACGCAGCCATGCGGTTGGCGGATGCCTACGCATCGAGCAGGAACGAATCGTGTACGACTACGCGGTGGAGGCTCTCAAAGGGGCTTAG
- a CDS encoding type II toxin-antitoxin system Phd/YefM family antitoxin, which yields MTALSATNARANLYRLIDQVNEESEEITITGQRGNAVLVGEEDWRSIQETLYLMSVPNMTASIREAREEGADAASSELDW from the coding sequence ATGACCGCACTTAGCGCAACTAATGCCCGCGCGAACCTTTACCGGCTCATCGATCAGGTCAATGAGGAGTCTGAGGAGATTACAATCACTGGCCAGCGCGGGAATGCTGTGCTGGTTGGGGAAGAAGATTGGCGGTCCATTCAGGAGACGCTATACCTCATGTCCGTTCCAAATATGACGGCATCGATTCGCGAAGCGCGCGAAGAGGGGGCAGATGCTGCATCCTCGGAACTCGACTGGTGA
- a CDS encoding antitoxin VbhA family protein, with amino-acid sequence MTIDYRTEDQKVAAVRASMRMAGYDITPDDEARGRRILRGEITGDQVALEVMEAQGYGDCERAEFLRQRIAKTTGAKNGTKDAPFETKDVKARTKSVKTRTKGAE; translated from the coding sequence ATGACCATCGACTACCGCACCGAAGACCAGAAAGTCGCGGCCGTGCGCGCTTCAATGAGAATGGCCGGATACGACATCACTCCCGATGATGAAGCCCGCGGCCGCCGTATCCTGCGTGGCGAAATCACCGGTGACCAGGTTGCACTGGAAGTGATGGAGGCCCAGGGTTATGGCGATTGCGAACGTGCCGAGTTTCTTCGCCAGCGCATTGCTAAGACCACGGGTGCGAAGAACGGAACTAAGGATGCTCCGTTTGAGACGAAGGATGTCAAGGCCAGGACGAAGAGCGTGAAGACCCGGACGAAAGGCGCGGAGTAA